In the genome of Primulina eburnea isolate SZY01 chromosome 13, ASM2296580v1, whole genome shotgun sequence, the window ACACATTATTTCAGTCTAGCCAAGGTTAAATAGTTTATGTACgagtaattaaatattaatccaTGTGGGAAAGACTTGGACTCATATCCCACTATCCTACAGATTGACCTGGTGCAGTTGCTAGTCGTCTAGTCCTAACCGATTCAAATCCATCACATACCAACAACTCGACTATTGCTTCTTAAAATTTTACAAGAATTAACCATACTCTTGTTCTTGATGCGGTTTCACATACACAATTATCACAATAGCACATAATAAATTTCATGCAACAGAATTCAAATGGCTgaaatttgattcaaaatcaatCAGTAAACAATCATACCTCTTCTTTCAAAAGCTCCGCATTTTCATCCTCTAGTTTTGTCACCTGTGACTCCAACTCCACAGTATAAGCCTTGCATCAAAATTAAAGATAGGATAAAAAAAAGGTAACTTGTTCCCataaatcaagaataaatcaggcgatcgaaaagaaattattttttacaaaaatgTAAGATATACAGAAACCTGTTTTCTCTCCCTGGACCTAGCGGCCGACTCCCTATTCTTGATCATTCTCCTCTGCTTTTGCTGAGTGGCCTTGTCGAGAGACGCCTCCTCCACAGTCGCCCTCCTCTTCCCTCTGCCACTGCCTCCGCCTCCGCCACCCACAGCCGCCACCCCATTCCCAAACTCCATTCCAAACCCTCCAGCACCCATGCCATTCTGCACGCACACGACCGGAGGAAACTGAACCGCAGGAACCCCTGTTGCAGGACTCATCATACCCATCTGCGGCAGCGTCTGCGGAGCCGGAGCCATCTTCACTGCCTCCGAGACCCCAACATCCTCCTCATTCACCACCCCCGCCTTCGCCAGAAAAACCTCCAGCGTCATCGCCGGCTCCCCACCCCCGGCGCCGCCACTCACAATATCCCTCCACACCTCGTTCACCGTCTTACTCCCATTCTTCACAACATCACCGGAGTTGGTCTCCGGCGCGAAGGAATCAGAGTCGGAGTAGATATTATTGAGTATATCCTCCATGTTCATGGACCCGAATCCCCGACTGTAATCCGGTTGAAGATTTGCAGCAGAATGTAAAGCGGGAGACGAGGTCTGAGCTGGCAGATCCGGATTGGGCGGTGAACTCGAAGCCATCACCTTTGAATACGCCATTTATGTACAGCTTTACCAACCTGCCGATTAAGCCGGAATTCAATCAGATTTCTTTCAGAAAACTAATTCTCCGATGGAAAATCACGACCCTTCTCGATTCTTTACATGAAGAAAAAGAGAATTCAATAACGTTAGCGTCCGGTTGAGTTTGAATTTAATGCTTCCAAATTATGGTTTAGTTGGCGAAGAAAACCCGAAAAAGGATAAAAAGGAATGAAGACAAAAGCAGTGGGCTGAATTGGCTTCTTCTGAGTTCTGCCTGTTATATTAAGGGGGGTGTATTCAACGTgggaaatttattgacttttaatgacttttgtagattttaaaaatctagaggtattcaatcaagatttttgcatactctatagaagttttgtggtattcaaaatagactttcatggagttttaaaaagtcaagtggtattcaacattgacttttataaactctataaaagtctacaggtattcaaattttccatggacttttaataactccatggaattcattgacatacaaacattaaagcctaaggtacaactacaaattgtaaaaaattgtatttggttcaccccaaagatttgaatggatttttaaaacttctaactctctctctgtcgcttcacatcacatatcttcatatcttctctcctctcatctatttctattactctctcaaattttcgaagtgtatctctatatatattttcatctttctttttcaaatttttcattttttagctgattgttcatttaataattttttattttaataacacggggaaattttgaattatagaattgattttgtgatttttaatttatgatttatacaaattaat includes:
- the LOC140810170 gene encoding bZIP transcription factor 12-like, with translation MAYSKVMASSSPPNPDLPAQTSSPALHSAANLQPDYSRGFGSMNMEDILNNIYSDSDSFAPETNSGDVVKNGSKTVNEVWRDIVSGGAGGGEPAMTLEVFLAKAGVVNEEDVGVSEAVKMAPAPQTLPQMGMMSPATGVPAVQFPPVVCVQNGMGAGGFGMEFGNGVAAVGGGGGGSGRGKRRATVEEASLDKATQQKQRRMIKNRESAARSRERKQAYTVELESQVTKLEDENAELLKEEAELKRWRYQQLMENLIPVAEKRRPPRVLRRVHSMNW